TAGTTCTGTGAGTATCGATACGGCTTTGATCGCAATACTGGAACAAGGGGTGGCTGAGGGGATATTTCGTCCACTCGATCCGTTTCAGTCTGCAATTAATATTATGGGAACCTGCTTGTTCTATTTTATTGGTGCGGGAAACATTCAGCAAATTCCCCAAGGTAAGCGGCTTTTGAGCAAAGCAATGCTCGAACAACACACCACTGAAGCGATCGCGCTCATCCTAGCAGGTGTGCGACAATCCTAACTAGTAGTCCACCACACCAACGCCTGCTAGATGATTAAAAAACCACAAAGACGCAAAGAGCGCTAAGGGAGCGGAAAAAGAGATGCTGCACTTCCATGCTGGGATTTTTTTGAGTGACAGTACTTTATAATTTAGAGAGCGGTGCTTTGAGTTGTATTGCTGCGTTCTCTTCTTGCTCGTCTTCTAGAGTTATGGGGATTGGCTGAACTTGCCAAATATCTCGCGCATACTCGCAAATTGTCCGATCAGAAGAAAAGTATCCGGTGCGGGCTGAGTTGAGAATTGATTTTCGCCACCAGGTATCGCGATCGCGGTAAGCTTCATCGACTCGTTGCTGACACTCAATATAAGACTGGTAATCAGCAAAAAGCATATAGTCATCCCGGTTTTTTAGGGATTCCACAAGCGGTTTAAACAAATTGCTGTCACCTTTGGAGAAATAGCCCGATGCAATTTGGTCGATCGCCTGTTTGAGTTGGGGATTGCTGTTGTAATAGTCCCAAGGATGATAGCCTTGAGCTTTCTTCTGTAGGACTTCTGCTGTATTCATCCCGAAAAGAAAGAAGTTCTCATGTCCGACGCGATCGCGAATTTCAATGTTTGCTCCATCTAGAGTTCCGATAGTGAGAGCGCCATTCATAGCAAATTTCATGTTACTTGTCCCGGAGGCTTCCTTACCTGCGGTTGAAATTTGCTCGGAAAGGTCAGCAGATGGATAAATTCGCTCTGCTACCGACACGTTATAATTTGGTAAAAATACAACCTTCAGGCGATCGCCAATATCTGGATCGTTATTTACTACATTTCCCACTGAATTAATCAGTTGAATGATAAGCTTTGCCATTGCATAACCTGGAGCTGCTTTACCTGCAAAAATTGCAGTTCGCGGTACAACATCTGCATTTGGGTTCTGCTTAATATAGTTGTAAAAAGTAATGACCCTCAGTAAATTCAAATGCTGGCGCTTGTACTCGTGAAGGCGCTTCACCTGGATATCAAACAGAGAATTAGCATCAACATGAATACCAGTTGTTTGCAAAATATATTCTGCTAAATCCTGCTTGTTGTCTTGCTTAATTTGTTGCCAGCGATTGCGAAAATCTTCATCTTCTACAAATGCTTCTAACTGCTTAAGTTCTTCTAAATTTTTAATCCAACCCTTGCCAATTTTTTCTGTAATCAACAGGGCTAGTTTGGGGTTAGCAATCAACATCCAACGACGGGGGGTCACTCCATTGGTTTTGTTGCTAAACTTTTGTGGAAACACTTGATAGAAATCTGGGAAGAGATTGTTCTTCACCAGTTCGGTGTGCAGTGCTGCTACACCGTTGATTGCATGACTTCCAACACAAGCAAGATGTGCCATTCTTACCTGTTTTTCTGCTCCTTCTTCAATCAGAGACAATCGGGAAAGTTTTCCATCATCCCCAGGAAACTGCGATCGAACTCCATCGAGAAACCGTTGGTTAATCTCAAAAA
This genomic interval from Scytonema hofmannii PCC 7110 contains the following:
- a CDS encoding glycogen/starch/alpha-glucan phosphorylase, producing MNHDNGSTNHDGKHAPHWKKHICRTEHVPIQVQDDRTGMDIETLKRAFLDNLYYIQAKDKGWATAHDFFMALSYTVRDRLLHRWLKTVEQTYFQKDVKVVCYLSAEYLIGPQLSKNLTNVGMYEQARQVVRESAGLDLYDLLEQEDEPGLGNGGLGRLAACFLDSLSTLEIPAIGYGIRYEYGIFQQTIRNGTQVEVPDRWLRFGNPWEIPRPDYTVEVKFGGHTEAYTDERGRYQVRWIPQKTILGTPYDIPMVGYNTNTVNTLRLWSAKASEDFNLQIFNSGDFANAVADKVYSENITKVLYPNDNNYQGRELRLMQEYFFVSCSLQDIIRTYLRSHNNFDQFPNKCAIQINDTHPAIGIAELMRLLLDVHQLGWDEAWDITQKAFGFTNHTLLPEALERWPISVFGRLLPRHLEIIFEINQRFLDGVRSQFPGDDGKLSRLSLIEEGAEKQVRMAHLACVGSHAINGVAALHTELVKNNLFPDFYQVFPQKFSNKTNGVTPRRWMLIANPKLALLITEKIGKGWIKNLEELKQLEAFVEDEDFRNRWQQIKQDNKQDLAEYILQTTGIHVDANSLFDIQVKRLHEYKRQHLNLLRVITFYNYIKQNPNADVVPRTAIFAGKAAPGYAMAKLIIQLINSVGNVVNNDPDIGDRLKVVFLPNYNVSVAERIYPSADLSEQISTAGKEASGTSNMKFAMNGALTIGTLDGANIEIRDRVGHENFFLFGMNTAEVLQKKAQGYHPWDYYNSNPQLKQAIDQIASGYFSKGDSNLFKPLVESLKNRDDYMLFADYQSYIECQQRVDEAYRDRDTWWRKSILNSARTGYFSSDRTICEYARDIWQVQPIPITLEDEQEENAAIQLKAPLSKL